ATCGAGAGCGTATAGCATAGGTAGTTTCATCATGAGCAATAAGACTATGTTGTCCATGATTCAATAACAATAATGGCACTACCCAAATAATTAGTCCTAGAAAATACCATATTTTTGGTAAATTAAGCAATTTTATCACTGTGAACTTTAGCTCCTGCTATCAGAGTATTTGTTAACAGCCTAGAACATTTATGTGTTTTTTTTACATATACAGCACTTTTCTTGTTAAATGACCACACCTAAATATCCAAAATGTTCACGGGGTAAAGGTTCTAGGATTTATTTTTGTACCCAACCGTTGAGCAAATTACATCCCCACCCTATGAGTACATTGAGGGTGGGGAATTACGCAAAATTGCTAAAATTATCGTGTCTGACCACCCTACAGACTACAAAATCTCCAAAAATTAATAACTAGCAACTTAAATGATTAGAAAAAGATTGTCATCAACAGATAAACTCACATATAGACATAAATACTGGACGCTGACATCAAACCAGCGGCGGAAGGTAATTAGGCAGCAAACGCGATATATATAATTGTGAGCAAAATTATGGCAGACTGGCAAATAATTACTGGTGGTGTGACAGCAGCGCGGGGGTATAGAGCAGCCGGAATTACAGCGGGGCTAAAAGCTTCAGGATTACCGGATTTAGCTTTAATAGTATCAGATGTGGAGGCGATCGCCGCAGGTGTATTTACCACTAGTCAGGTCAAAGCCGCCTGTGTAGATTACTGCCAGCAAGTGTTACAAGGCAAACATAGTGCTAGGGCAATTCTCTGTAATGCGGGACAAGCTAACGCCGCAACAGGTGAACAAGGTATTAAGGATGCCCAAGAAAGTGCAGACTTGTTAGGGAAAGAGTTAGGTATTAACCCGGAATCCATTTTATTAGCTTCTACTGGCGTAATTGGTCAACGGATTAAAATGGATATCTTGCGTGGTGGTATCCCCAAGGTTGTGGCAGCACTTTCGGAAACAGGCTCAGACACAGCCGCAGGGGCAATTATTACTACAGATTTAATTACCAAATCTATCGCCTTAGAAACTACTATAGGCGATCGCCCTGTCCGAATTGGTGGGATTGCCAAAGGTTCAGGAATGATTCACCCCAACATGGCGACAATGTTAGCTTTTGTTACCTGTGATGCGGCGGTATCTTCTCCGCTTTGGCAACAAATGTTAACTAGAGCAGCGGATAGAAGTTTTAATTCTATCACGGTTGATGGTGATACAAGTACAAATGATTGTTTAATTGCTTTAGCAAATGGTCAGTCTCGCACTCCAGCAATTACAGAAATGGGTGCAGAAGCCCAGAAGTTAGAAGCTATGTTAACATTTGTCTGTCAGCATTTGGCAAAAGCGATCGCTCGTGATGGCGAAGGTGCAACTTGTTTAATAGAAGTACAAGTGACAGGCGCTCATGATGAATTATCAGCCAGACAAATCGCCAAAACCATTGCAGGCTCATCTTTGGTCAAAGCTGCCATTTTTGGACATGATCCCAATTGGGGACGGATTGCGGCGGCGGCAGGACGGGCTGGAGTTCCTTTTGAACAGGAAAATCTCTCAGTTAAATTAGGGGATATTTTACTGTTTGAAAATGGTCAACCTTTAGCTTTTGATAAAGCAGCGGCTAGTGCATATTTGAAAGCAGCAGCTAATGGTGAATATCTACAATCAGACACGGTGTTAATTGCTGTTGGTGTTGGTAATGGTCATGGTAGCGGTAAGGCTTGGGGTTGTGATTTAAGTTATGATTATGTGAAAATTAACGCTGAGTATACAACGTAATAAAACGGGAGTTAAGATCCCCTACTTCTTGAAGAAGTTGGGGATCTGAGTTCTTTAATTTCATTTAGGATTGCTATATATCTTTCTGATACTTTTAACCGAGACATTCTCCGACATCTGAGATATCGTGAATATCCAGTATAACATCACCAACTGAGTTAGTGAAGGTGGTATCCCACATTGCCCACAGAACATAATTCTAAGGCTCTTGATTGTCTATCAACGAGTTCAATACCCAAATTTTCTCTAGAACTACCAAGTTTTCTAAGGAAAGGTTTATTTTCTTTGTAGCCATTCAAGTCTATTCGGAACCATTACAGTTACTCAAAATATTTATTGACTTTAAATTAACTACAAAACTCTCGTATATATATATATAATATTATGAACCTATTGTCGGGAAATGTCAATAGATGCCTGAAGATTTGATGTCCTATTCTTTGCTCTAATCACGCTCAAGGTGTCTTTTATGCGGTTACGCTCAATTTACTTAATTTTTATTGCTGGTTTTATCGGATTACTTTCTTGGGTATGGACTCCCACAGCTTTAGCATTAACACAGATTAAATTATCGGATATTTCTTACCATGACTGTCCATTGGAACTAGCAACTGGAATAGTGGGTAGCAGTGGTTCAAATTCTGCTGCTTGCTTTATAGTTACAGGTAAAGCGGAAAATAGCACGAACAAAACAGTTTATGATGCGGATATTTTTGGGCGTATATATGATGCCAATGGCGACTCAACCTTACAAAATCGGACTCGTCTGGGTTTAATAGCGGAAGTCCCTCCAGGAGTGAATGATTTTGAATTCAGAATTACTGTACCTAGTAATCAGCCTTTACCATTGCAGCTTAAGCAGTTTAAAGCTGCTGGTTTTAGTGGACGAGTAAGAAGATAGGAAACAGGAACAGGGAACAGGGGCAAAATTTTTGTTATACCTTCTTTCTCCTGACTCCTGACTCGGTGACTCCTGACTTAAAACCCTTGGACTAAGGTGGTACGGGCTAAACTATCTAGAACACTACCAACTATGTTCAATGCCAAAAATGCTAGGATAGGGGAGAAATCCATGCCACCCAAGGGGGGAATTATGGAACGGAATAGATTGAGGTAGGGATCACTAATTTGGCTTAAAGCCGCAAATGGTTGATTGGACCAGTCAACAGTGGGAAACCAAGTCAACAAGACTCGAGTAATCAGCAAATAGCTGTACAGAGAGACAAAGGTAGCGAGGGTTGTAATTAGTAAATTCATGGATGGGTAACTTTCCTATTAAATGTCAAACATAGATTCATGGTTGATTTTAATTTAGCTCACTTCATATTGTGTAGCCAATCAACATAACTAAGGGAAGATTTAAGAATGTTCATTAACTTCCTGAGATGAGTTACTGTTGACATTGCCTAATTGCTTCCGCACATCATCAATTGTGGCATTGAGTTGGGCAATTTTATCTTCTAGCGATCGCCTTGTTGCTTCTATTTCCAGATTCTCATTAGCTGAGGCTCTCATTTGCCGCCTTTTAGCTCCTGTCTGGCTATCATTATCACCAGTTAAGCCTTCATTCTCTTCATCGGCAAATTTAGCATCTAAGCGCGAAGTAATCACTGCACCAACCACACCACCGACTACGCCCCCTATCAATGTCCCCAGTAGCAACCCACTAGCAAAACCATCTTGTTGACTCATATTTTTACCACCTTCTAGAAAATAAGTAACTTTGACATACTTTAGCTATTTTCCGGACTTAGCTGCACGCCTACTGCCTTTCCAACATAAAATTACCTATCTTCATTCCTTCTTCCTTCTTCTTCTTCCTTCCTTCGCGTTCTTCGCACCTATCCCTGACGGGACGCTCCGCGAACGTGGTTCATTTAATCCATATACTTCTAAGTCCCAAAAATGCGATCGCCCGCATCCCCTAATCCCGGGACAATATACCCTTGATCATTAAGCGTTTCGTCAATAGTAGCGGTGTAAACGATTAAACCAGGATAGATAGCAGCCAATTTTTTCAAAGCTGGGGGGGCAACAACTACAGAAATAATGCGAGTTAAAGCAGGATCAACACCTCTTTGAGTTAATTCCGCCATTACTGCCATTATAGAACCTCCAGTAGCCAACATTGGCTCGGTAATTAACACCCGTGTTTCCGGAGCAAATTTTTCTGGCAATTTATTTAAATAACAAGTAGGTTCTAGAGTTTCTTCATTTCGCACCAACCCAAAATGGTAAATTGATGCTAAAGGTAGTACACCCTGCGCTCCCTCTAATAAGCCTAACCCAGCCCGCAAAATCGGTACAACAGCTACAGGTATGTGAGGATTAATAAAAGTGGCAGGACAGGCAGCGAGGGGGCTTTGCACGGTTGTTTCTTGGGTTGGCAACCACTCCCTAGCCGCTTCGTAAGTGAGCCACCTGCCCAACTCAGTAACAGCAGAACGAAATAATACTGATGGTGTAGCTACATCACGGGCAACTCCTAACCAGTGCTGAATTAGGGGATGGGGTGGGACAAAAACACGCAGTTGTTGTTGCGTCATAACCAAAAATGGGCAGTCTTGGACTATATGAGAACTCAAACAACATCATACTCTTTCCCAGCTACGAGTGACAGCTAATTATAATTTATTGCTAAAATTTATCATTAGTAGTTGACAACTCTTCTCAATTAAGGTTATATTGTCAACAAGTGTTCTCTTCTCTTTAAAGAATCGGCAACCGGGATTAGTCAGCATCAGCAGACTTTTCCCTATTTCTATTTGTATAAATACTGAATAGATCCCCTAGATCCCCGACTTCTTGGAGAAGTCGGGGATCTGAATCTTTAGCGAAATAAATTTTTATGGGAAAAGCCAACTTTTTTAGGTACGTATTCCGAACAGTCTATGGCTTCTTCTGTGAGAACAGAATCTGGCTTGACAGCACATTTTAAATAATGGTTATTCGCAAAAAACTGACATTTTTTACAGGGGACTTTTTGTAAAATTTTGCTTTGCAAGCATACTTTATCATCTGTATTGGTGCGGATTTTATGAAAAAGGAGCAGAAAAATAGCCCAAACAAAAATAAATCCCAGAGGAGCTAAAGATAGTGCTAAATCTGGTATTTGGATGTTGTGATATTGTCCTTGTACTTTTTCTTGTTGAATTGCACTTTGAGCAATGGACAAGTTGGTATTGTCGGATATGAGTGTTTTTTCCAATACCTGCTTTATATACATCTTATTTCCCTTAGTAATCTATAATGGTTCCTAATTGACAAAAGTGACAGAACCAGATATCAACCCCTTAGTTTAATTTTGAAACTTTTAATTTAAGTCTATGATCCATCTGAACAAAGCTTTATATAGCCTTCAATTATAGGTTTAGCAAAAGAAAAGTTTAGTTATCTCTGTCAATAGTTTTGTTTTTGATTATCTGCATATATACCTGAAGTAATACCTGTATATATAATTTTTATGTAATTCAGGAGAAATATGGAGAGTGAGCATGACTCACTCTACTGATAATAGGTAATAGTTGTTTTGAATTTTGAACTCGTATTACCTATTTTGTTTGCTCTAATCTAGCTTTGACATCATTAGCAAAGTCTTCATATTTCCTCAAAGGAGTTACTTCTACTTGCACTTTTTGGCCATTTTTTTTCATAATAGGCAAGTCCAGAAGAATTTGATCTAGTGTGTCTGGGGTGGGAACATCAACAATGACAATGACACGACGAGTACCAATACATTTCCATAAATCAACTATTATTCCGGCTTGTTTGGCTTGGAGTGCAACATCTGCTTCTTCACTCCATAAGGTAAATAGTTCTTGTTGATTCATGTTATCGGGGTATTCAACATGAAAATCTAAATGATATAGCATAGTTACTTGTTATCACAGGACTTTATTAGATTGACACTCTCACTGGCTTTAGCCGCTGAGATTCTTGGTTCAACGAGTCCACTTAGCTTAGACCCCTTGCAGTATCTAAACCAGAGGTGGTTCTCTCCCCAAGCGTTAACTTTCCCTCTGCCCGAAGGTAGTCGCATTGCTGCAAATTTTGCTTGAGTTTAAATTCTGTGTTGTCTAGCTCCCATGAAGATTTTACCTATTCGGAGGGTAGTCACTAGAACTATGGAATAGAACCCCATATCAAAAAGAGTCAAGGATCAGAAAAGCCGTTAGGCAGTTAGGTTTTTATACAGGTTGATTACCATTCCTGTTGTGGGCAGTATAACACCATTAGGAGCAAAGATGACAAAACTTCATGTACCTCAACCAATCTTCATGAGAAGAAAGACTCTATGCGCTTTATTACCGCACGAGTCGCTTATATCTCAGGTCTAAAGACACTGAGCTTTACGCTTGCCGGATGCTCTTGTAAACCAAAATCAGCTTAATTCTGAGTAGGGGCGTATAGCAATACGCCCCTACGTTAATGTCCTCATAGAGGAGTCACGCTCGTTGCCCACACTCACCCGAAGGGGAGTGTGTGGAGTATGTCACAAATAGACTATTTAACGAGTAGGTAGTTCTTCTTCTAGGGGACGAATAATGGGTGGTAGTGGTGCGAGTTCTGGTTGAAAGATTCCTTGTAGTGCTTGCTCTAAGGTTCGTGCCATGATGATGCGGTTTTCATAGGCTACAATTACTCTAACTAATGTTGGTAAGCTATTCTGTGTAGCTTCTAAATAAATTGGTTCAACATATAGTAAAGATTGCTCAATGGGAACTATTAAAAGATTACCTTGAATTACTCGGGAACCTTGACGATTCCACAGGGAAATTTGTTGAGAAATAACTGGATCTTGATTAATTCTAGCTTCAATTTGTTCTTGTCCATAAATCAAGCGTTCTTTAGGAAAGTTATATAACAGTAATTTGCCATAATTTTCGCCGTCAGAACGTGCTGCTAACCAAGCAATTAAATTCGTCCGTTGTTTGGGTGTGTAGGGAAGTAAGAGGATAAATTCTTCAAAAGAGACGTTGGGAAGACTAGTAATTAAATAGTAGGGTTCAACTTTACGGGTTTCGTTGCCATAAATTTCATTGGGAATTTGCCATTGATCTTCTCGGTTGTAAAATACTTGAGGATCTGTCATGTGGTAGATCATTAAGCGTTCAGATTGAATTTTAAAAAAGTCTACTGGATAGCGAAGATGACTACGAAGATTGGGGGGTAAATTCCCTAAAGGTTGGAACATTTGGGGAAATATTTTCGACCAAGCAGTAATTAATGGATCTTGAGGATCTGCAATGTAAAATCTGACTGTGCCGTTGTTCGCATCAATAACGACTTTAACGGAGTTACGAATATAGTTGATACCGTCTTTACCTGTATCAGAATAGGGATAGCGATCGCTTGTAGTGTAAGCATCAACTATCCAATAAAGATAATTTTCTTGTCCGGGAAATTGTAGTTTTTGATCGTCTTTTTGAGCATCAACCACAACTAAATAAGGATCGCTATCAAATTTTAAAAATGGGGCAATTGCTCGAATTCTTTGATTAATATTGCGACGAAATAATACTTTAGTCTCTGGTAAAAAATCTCGTGTAAATAGCATTCTCCAGTCTTTCAAATATATGGAAAATAGCCATCTTTTCCATAAATAATTTATCTTGATACCACCTAATCCATCATAATTATTATAAACATTATCACTGCCACTAGGATAATCTAACTCTCTAACTTTTGTCCCAGTCATGACGTGAGTATCACTAATTTCTCCGTAATAAATTCTGGGTTGTCCAATGGGAATACTTTCACGAATATCTGGACTAGAAGTATTTAAAACACTACCATTTTTGCTAATATCCTTGACAAAATATTCTGGTAATCCACCAGCAGCAACGGTATTAACGGGACTCATGGTAAAGCCATAACCATGAGTATAAATCATATTTCGGTTTACCCATGTTTGTGCTTGGGGAGGAACATCTTGATAATTTAATTCTCTAGCTGCAATTAGTACCTGTTGTTTTTCTTGATTGTCGTTACTTTTTATTAAATATCTATCAATATCAGCATCAGGAAATTGATAATAGGGACGAATTTGTTGTAATTGCCGATTGGTTTTTAGTAATGGTTCTTGATCCCAAAGACGAATATTCCGAATTGTTAAATCATTAGCTTTGATATCAGCTTCTGTTAATTTTCCTATGGGGTTAAATGTTTGGGAATCAATGGCATCTAAATTAAATGCTTGCCGAGTTAGGGCAATATTTCTGGTAATATAAGGTTTTTCTCTCTTTAATTCATTTGGTTCAACAATTATTTTTTGTACAGTTATAGGTAAAATAAAATTACCTGTGACTATAAAGATTAGATAAATACCTAAAATATAGCTTACCCAGCGATAGCGATGATGTGAAAATTTTTGTGGCCAAAATATAGTTAAAGATAATAAATACAAAGCGATCACTACTGATAAAACACATAATATTGTATCTGCTGGTAATTGGGCTTTAACATCAGTAAAACTAGCTCCATAACTAACTCCACGAGCAGAATAAAGCAGTTGATAACGACTGAGCCAATAATTTAAAGATACTACCAACATTAAACAGCCCATTAAGCCCGATAAATGGCGAAGTTGTGGTGAAGAAAATCCTGGAAAACTAGCTTGAGTGAGACTATTTGCTGATAATAAATATGTAAGAATTACGCTAATTAAGCCATATAAAGATAATCCTATTAACCAAAATCCTAAAAGTTCCCAGATAGGGAGTAAGAAAATATAAAAACTGATATCTTTGCCAAATAATGGTTCAGCATGATCAAAGGGAATAGGATGAAAAGATAAAAGAATTTTTGACCAATACTGAGACAGTATCCATCCAAATCCCAGACTCAAAATAATAGCGATCGCTCTGAGGAAAAATTTGCTATAAATTAATATAGCCAGAGATAATCCCCCAAATAATCCTAAATCCCAAGGTTGAGAAATTATCTTTTTTCCCAATGGCAAAATTATCTCTGGCCGCAATAGCAACGGTACTGATAAACCGGATTGATTAAAATTATCTGTCCAATAAGAGAGGGCAATTTTTCCATAGTGTGCTAATGTTAAGTACAATAAAAAAATTAATCCTAATATTAAAGGTAATAGCCATCGTAATTTAATTTTATTGGTATAGTTATGCCATTGAGAACCTTGATTAGTTGTGGGATATTGAGGACTAAGAAAATTCATCAATCTTCGACTAATTTTTATTTCCTCCACGGGAATAGAATCAGAAAAAGGGGTATATTTCAGCCTTTGGGCTAAAGTTAGATTTCCTAACAGATAAACGGTACTCAAACTCACAATAAATAACCATATACTCCCTTGACTTAACAATCTTTGTCGCAATACTTCTATATAACCAACTTCCTGAAACCAAAAAATTTCCGCACCCACATGAGCGGCTATATCTAAGAATAGCCACAAACCCAAACACACTATAAAAACTTTAATAGCTTTCATGAAAAACATTAATTTTATATATATGGCAATAGGATTTGAATTTTGAAAACTCTAAGTATTTGTAGGGTGCGTTACGGCTATGCCTAACGCACCCTAAGCTCCATCAACGGTGCGTTACGAGACGAGCTAACGTACCCTACGTTGTCCGTTATTTCACTCCTGACTTATACTACAAGCTTAATTCCAATTACCAATCATTGTCAAAGCAGACCAATAATATGGATGGGATAAATTCATATTAGGGACTTCCAAATAAAAAAATGTCCCAAAACTGACGCAAAAATTCTCTCTCTGTGTTCTCTGTGCCTCTGTGGTTCGTTTATTGGGATAATTTATTTCTTGGAAGTCCCTTATCTAAATTAGCTAATTCTGGAGGTAACGCAATCCGTTTTTCTGGTGAGAGATATAAATATTTGTCTGCTATGCGAACTTCTCCTTTGAGCATTCCTAACTGAGCTTGTCTGAGAGATTCGGAGCGTAAAGAAGTAAGTTTCAACTGATCATAAAATTTTGTGATTAGTGCTAGAGAACTGTGTACATAATTGTAAGTTTCTATGGGAGAATAATTTTCTAGAAAGTACATCATAAATTGGTAATTTTCTAACAATGCTCAAGATAAATTTTCAGAATTTAGGAGTCAAAATCTTAACTTAGCTTCTACAGTAGGATAATCTAAGGCTAATTACCTTCTTACTGATGATTTGATATCAGTGTTAATGTTTTATTTGTAACCAGTAACTATGCTTACCAGTGTTGATCGGTTATTATTTGTAAGACAAGTCCCCATTTTTAAAGAACTGCGGGATGATTTCATTGTCAGGCTTGCTTCCGTAATGAATGAGTTATCCTACCCAGCTAATTATACAATCTTTCAGCAAGGACAAGAAGGGCGATCGCTGTATATATTAGTATCTGGTCGGGTAAAAGTCCATATTGGTGATACCAAGTTAGCAGAAGTTGATAAGGGAAACTACTTTGGTGAAATGGCGGTCTTTGATACTCAACCTCGTTCCGCGGCTATTACTACTTTAGAATCTTGTGAGTGTTTGGAACTTACCCAAGAGCAACTTTATGATGCTATTGAAGAAACTCCAGAAATTGCCGTGAATATTATTCGTGAGTTATCTCGTTTAATTCGGAAACTAAATGAAAATATTAGTTAATAGTTATGACTAAATATTTCTATATTTCTACTTATTTGCCTCAGTTTACAGGTATAGATGGGATAAAAGAGAGAAAATTAGATAGGGTTTGCAAAAAAGAAAGCAAAAGGGTTGATAGATAAAAGCCATAAAATCATGATTGATGTATCAAATATTTTTTACCCCACCCTAACCCTCCCCTGGGAAAGGTGAGGGAACTTCATTTTCCGATTTCCCCCCTTTATAAAGCTACGGTGTACACACATCTCTAGACAGGATGCTAAACGTGATCCGATCCCCCTAAATCCCCCTTAAAAAGGGGGACTTTGAAGAATTTAGCCCCCCTTTTTAAGGGGGGTTGGGGGGATCTAAACGTTGTGGGGCAACTCTAGAAGACTTGTGTGTACACCGTAGCCTTTATAAAGGGGGATTAAGGGGGGTAAAAAATCACGACGGATTACTTTTCAAACATCCTCTAAGAGTGAAATGTGGGGCTTATGCTGATTAAGCTAAACAAGCTCTCTAGATAATCAAGTTGTGTCTCATTACTACATTATACTACGATTCGGCTAAATTGGCGCATTGAGTTTCTCTTCAATCAATTGATTTGTGAGTTTGGGTTCTGCGCGTTTGTCTGTTTTTTTGAGAACTTGTCCCACAAAAAAGCCTTTAAGGTTGGTGTTACCTTTGCGATATTTTTCAACTTGTTGAGGGTTAGCAGCGATGATTTCATCAACGATCGCTTCAAGAATGGTACGATCTGAAATCAGTTCTTGACCCGCAAAAGCTTCCTCTGGAGAAACACCATTTAATAAATCTGTGAGTTTTTCCTTAGCTTGTCCGTTACTGATTTTACCAGTTTCAATGCGAGTAATCACATCAGCTAAGTTAACAGCAGTCAGTTTAATTTCAGAAATGGTGAGTTTTTGTTTATTTAAGTAACCAGCGATATCTTGAGTAATCCAGTTAGCCGCAGCTTTAGGATTTGCACCTTGAGCGATCGCACTTTCAAAATAGTCTGCAACTGGTTTATCCTCAGTTAACACCCTTGTATCATAAGCAGAAAGTCCCAACTCATTTTCATAATGGTGGCGTTTATAGGCGGGTAATTCTGGTAATTGATTTAACCATGAGTCCAATTCTGCTTGGGTGACTTCAATGGGGGCTAAATCTGGTTCTGGGAAGTAACGATAATCACTAGAACCCTCTTTTATCCGCATACTACTTGTGCGTTGTGAACCTTCTTCCCACAGACGTGTTTCTTGAACAATTTTTTCTCCTGATTCAATGGCTGTAATTTGACGTTCAATTTCATAATCAATTGCTTTTTGAATCGCACTAAAGGAGTTCATATTCTTAATTTCTACCTTAGTGCCAAATTGCTCTCGTCCCACTGGACGCACAGAAATATTCACATCACAACGCAGAGAACCTTCTTGCATATTTCCATCACTAACGCCAAGATAACGGACAATCCGGCGTATTTCTTGAGCATATTCTGCGGCTTCTTGTCCTGTTCGCAAATCAGGTTCAGAAACAATTTCCACCAAGGGAATACCAGCGCGGTTGTAATCTACAAGCGAATAGGTAGAACCAGAAAGTCTATCACTACCTGCGTGTACGAGTTTTCCTGCATCCTCTTCCATGTGTAAGCGGGTAATGCCAATCCGTTTACGATTGGGGTTTCCTGCATCATCTACCAATTCAATTTCTATCCAACCATGTTCGGCTATGGGTAAATCATATTGCGAAATTTGGTAATTTTTGGGTAAATCAGGATAAAAATATTGTTTGCGGTCAAATTTACTATACCGAGCGATTTGACAATTTAGCGCCAAACCAGTTTTCACGGCGTATTCGAGAACTTTGGCGTTCAGTACGGGTAAAACTCCTGGTAAACCCATACAAACTGGGTCAATGTTAGTATTGGGGTCAGCACCAAAAGCAGTAGAACTGTTGGAGAAAATTTTGGTGTTGGTACTGAGCTGACAATGGGTTTCTAAGCCAATAATCGCTTCGTATTCAGTTTTTACAGGTGTAGCTGTGGTCATATCCAGATTTTGCCATTTTTCTGATTTGGTACTATTTTAGCGGTTTTGGGTTGATATTAAGGGTGAGGCTATCGCGCTATTCTGTGAGATTTTGACACTCTCACTGGCTTTAGCCGCTGAGATTCTTGGTTCAACGAGTCCACTTAGCTCAGATCCCTTGCAGTATCTAAACCAGAGGTGGTTCTCTCCCCAAGCGTTAACTTTCCCTCTGCCCGAAGGTAGTCGCATTGCTGCAAATTTTGCTTGAGTTTAAATTCTGTGTTGTCTAGCTCCCATGAAGATTTTACCTATTCGGAGGGTAGTCACTAGAACTATGGAATAGAACCCCATATCTTCAATTGTCAAGGACCAGAAAAGCCGTTAGGCAGTTAGGTTTTTATACAGGTTGATTACCATTCCTGTTGTGAACATTATAACACTATTAGGAACGCAGTATCGCGCAATAGATGAGGCTATTCGTGCATCTCAATTCATCCAAAATAAATGTTTAAGATATTGGATGGACAATAAAGGTGCGACGAAATATGATCTCAATAAATATTGCGCGATTTTGGCATCTGAATTTCCTTTCGCTGATGAACTTAATTCAA
The window above is part of the Dolichospermum sp. DET69 genome. Proteins encoded here:
- the argJ gene encoding bifunctional ornithine acetyltransferase/N-acetylglutamate synthase; the encoded protein is MADWQIITGGVTAARGYRAAGITAGLKASGLPDLALIVSDVEAIAAGVFTTSQVKAACVDYCQQVLQGKHSARAILCNAGQANAATGEQGIKDAQESADLLGKELGINPESILLASTGVIGQRIKMDILRGGIPKVVAALSETGSDTAAGAIITTDLITKSIALETTIGDRPVRIGGIAKGSGMIHPNMATMLAFVTCDAAVSSPLWQQMLTRAADRSFNSITVDGDTSTNDCLIALANGQSRTPAITEMGAEAQKLEAMLTFVCQHLAKAIARDGEGATCLIEVQVTGAHDELSARQIAKTIAGSSLVKAAIFGHDPNWGRIAAAAGRAGVPFEQENLSVKLGDILLFENGQPLAFDKAAASAYLKAAANGEYLQSDTVLIAVGVGNGHGSGKAWGCDLSYDYVKINAEYTT
- a CDS encoding YggT family protein; its protein translation is MNLLITTLATFVSLYSYLLITRVLLTWFPTVDWSNQPFAALSQISDPYLNLFRSIIPPLGGMDFSPILAFLALNIVGSVLDSLARTTLVQGF
- the upp gene encoding uracil phosphoribosyltransferase; translation: MTQQQLRVFVPPHPLIQHWLGVARDVATPSVLFRSAVTELGRWLTYEAAREWLPTQETTVQSPLAACPATFINPHIPVAVVPILRAGLGLLEGAQGVLPLASIYHFGLVRNEETLEPTCYLNKLPEKFAPETRVLITEPMLATGGSIMAVMAELTQRGVDPALTRIISVVVAPPALKKLAAIYPGLIVYTATIDETLNDQGYIVPGLGDAGDRIFGT
- a CDS encoding muconolactone Delta-isomerase family protein — translated: MLYHLDFHVEYPDNMNQQELFTLWSEEADVALQAKQAGIIVDLWKCIGTRRVIVIVDVPTPDTLDQILLDLPIMKKNGQKVQVEVTPLRKYEDFANDVKARLEQTK
- a CDS encoding UPF0182 family protein produces the protein MFFMKAIKVFIVCLGLWLFLDIAAHVGAEIFWFQEVGYIEVLRQRLLSQGSIWLFIVSLSTVYLLGNLTLAQRLKYTPFSDSIPVEEIKISRRLMNFLSPQYPTTNQGSQWHNYTNKIKLRWLLPLILGLIFLLYLTLAHYGKIALSYWTDNFNQSGLSVPLLLRPEIILPLGKKIISQPWDLGLFGGLSLAILIYSKFFLRAIAIILSLGFGWILSQYWSKILLSFHPIPFDHAEPLFGKDISFYIFLLPIWELLGFWLIGLSLYGLISVILTYLLSANSLTQASFPGFSSPQLRHLSGLMGCLMLVVSLNYWLSRYQLLYSARGVSYGASFTDVKAQLPADTILCVLSVVIALYLLSLTIFWPQKFSHHRYRWVSYILGIYLIFIVTGNFILPITVQKIIVEPNELKREKPYITRNIALTRQAFNLDAIDSQTFNPIGKLTEADIKANDLTIRNIRLWDQEPLLKTNRQLQQIRPYYQFPDADIDRYLIKSNDNQEKQQVLIAARELNYQDVPPQAQTWVNRNMIYTHGYGFTMSPVNTVAAGGLPEYFVKDISKNGSVLNTSSPDIRESIPIGQPRIYYGEISDTHVMTGTKVRELDYPSGSDNVYNNYDGLGGIKINYLWKRWLFSIYLKDWRMLFTRDFLPETKVLFRRNINQRIRAIAPFLKFDSDPYLVVVDAQKDDQKLQFPGQENYLYWIVDAYTTSDRYPYSDTGKDGINYIRNSVKVVIDANNGTVRFYIADPQDPLITAWSKIFPQMFQPLGNLPPNLRSHLRYPVDFFKIQSERLMIYHMTDPQVFYNREDQWQIPNEIYGNETRKVEPYYLITSLPNVSFEEFILLLPYTPKQRTNLIAWLAARSDGENYGKLLLYNFPKERLIYGQEQIEARINQDPVISQQISLWNRQGSRVIQGNLLIVPIEQSLLYVEPIYLEATQNSLPTLVRVIVAYENRIIMARTLEQALQGIFQPELAPLPPIIRPLEEELPTR
- a CDS encoding cyclic nucleotide-binding domain-containing protein translates to MLTSVDRLLFVRQVPIFKELRDDFIVRLASVMNELSYPANYTIFQQGQEGRSLYILVSGRVKVHIGDTKLAEVDKGNYFGEMAVFDTQPRSAAITTLESCECLELTQEQLYDAIEETPEIAVNIIRELSRLIRKLNENIS
- the gatB gene encoding Asp-tRNA(Asn)/Glu-tRNA(Gln) amidotransferase subunit GatB; its protein translation is MTTATPVKTEYEAIIGLETHCQLSTNTKIFSNSSTAFGADPNTNIDPVCMGLPGVLPVLNAKVLEYAVKTGLALNCQIARYSKFDRKQYFYPDLPKNYQISQYDLPIAEHGWIEIELVDDAGNPNRKRIGITRLHMEEDAGKLVHAGSDRLSGSTYSLVDYNRAGIPLVEIVSEPDLRTGQEAAEYAQEIRRIVRYLGVSDGNMQEGSLRCDVNISVRPVGREQFGTKVEIKNMNSFSAIQKAIDYEIERQITAIESGEKIVQETRLWEEGSQRTSSMRIKEGSSDYRYFPEPDLAPIEVTQAELDSWLNQLPELPAYKRHHYENELGLSAYDTRVLTEDKPVADYFESAIAQGANPKAAANWITQDIAGYLNKQKLTISEIKLTAVNLADVITRIETGKISNGQAKEKLTDLLNGVSPEEAFAGQELISDRTILEAIVDEIIAANPQQVEKYRKGNTNLKGFFVGQVLKKTDKRAEPKLTNQLIEEKLNAPI